The DNA region CCATCGTGCTGGACTTCGCGGAGGTGCCGGCGCACATGTTCACCTCGATGTTCACGTGTGCGCGCACGGCCGGCTGGTCGGCGCACATCCTGGAGCAGAAGCGCACCGGCCGCCTGGTCCGCCCGTCCGCGCGCTACACCGGCCCGGCGACCCGCCCGGTGCGGGACATCGAGGGGTACGACCGGATCGCGCACTGAGCACCCGCCCGTCGCGCGGCCGGTCAGGCACACGGCCGGCCGCGCGCCGTCTCACGCCGTCTCATCCGGTGGAATGGTCACGGAAACATGACGGTTACGCACTACGCTGCGAGCGTGGCCGATATCCAGATTCCCGCTGACATCAAGCCCGCCGACGGACGGTTCGGGTCGGGCCCCTCCAAGGTGCGGACCGAGGCGCTCGACGCGCTGGCCGCCACCGGGACGTCCCTGCTCGGCACCTCCCACCGGCAGGCCCCGGTGAAGGACCTGGTGGGCCGGGTCCGCGAGGGCGTACGGCAGCTGTTCTCGCTCCCCGAGGGCTACGAGGTGGTGCTCGGCAACGGCGGTTCCACCGCCTTCTGGGACATCGCCACGCACGGCCTGATCGAGGCCAAGTCCCAGCACCTGTCGTTCGGCGAGTTCTCCTCGAAGTTCGCCAAGGCCGCGCAGCAGGCGCCGTGGCTGGGCGAGCCGACGATCGTGACGTCCGAGCCGGGCACGCACCCCGAGCCGGTCGCGGAGGCGGGCGTCGACGCCTACGCCTTCACCCACAACGAGACCTCCACCGGCGTCGCGGCGCCGATCCGCCGGGTGCCCGGCGCCGACGACGGCGCCCTGGTGCTGGTCGACGCCACCTCGGGGGCCGGCGGCCTGCCGGTGGACATCGCCGAGACGGACGTCTACTACTTCGCGCCGCAGAAGTCCTTCGCGGCCGACGGCGGCCTGTGGATCGCGGTGTTCTCGCCGGCCGCGCTGGAGCGCGCCGAGCGGATCGCCGCCTCCGGGCGGCACATCCCGGCGTTCTTCGACCTGCCGACCGCGATCGACAACTCGAAGAAGAACCAGACGTACAACACCCCGGCGCTGGCCACGCTCTTCCTGCTGGACCAGCAGCTGGACTGGATCAACGGCCAGGGCGGCCTGAAGTGGGCGGTGAACCGCACCGCCGACTCCTCCTCGCGGCTGTACGGCTGGGCGGAGAAGGCGTCGTACGCCGCGCCGTTCGTCGCCGACCCGGCGCAGCGCTCGCAGGTCGTCGGCACGATCGACTTCGAGGACGGCGTCGACGCCGCCGCGGTCGCCAAGGCGCTGCGGGCCAACGGGATCGTGGACACCGAGCCCTACCGCAAGCTGGGCCGCAACCAGCTGCGGGTGGCGATGTTCCCGGCCGTCGACCCGGCCGACGTGGAGGCGCTGACCGCGTGCGTCGACTACGTCATCGGCAAGCTGTGAGCTGACCCCGCTCGCGCCGCCGCTCCCGCGCCTCAGTCCCGGGGGCGGCGGCGCAGCACCCTGCGCAGCCAGTACGCCAGGCCGAAGATGCCGGCCAGGATGAAGATGCCGAGCGCCTTGCCGCCCGCCTTGTTCGTCGAGGTGGTGGAGGTGGGCGCGGTCGAGGGCGTCACCGTGCCCGAGGCGGCCGGGGCGTCGCGGCCCGCGGCGTCCTGGCCCGCACCGCCCGACGCCGCCGTGCCGCCCGCGCTGTCCGGCAGGTCCTGCCCGCTCAGCGGCACCTTCCACACCTGGCTGTCCGAGCCCTCGCTGCCGTACATCAGCGCCGTGCCGTCCGGGGTGAACGCCACCGACTCGCCCTGCGGCTGCATCGGCACGGTGACGCTGCCGATCTTCCGCGGCCGGTCGTCGGCCCAGCGGTACTCGGTGGCCCAGAAGTAGCCGCGCAGCACCAGACGGCTGCCGTCCGGGGAGAAGGAGCCGTCGGTCACCCACGGCACGTCGCCGATCGGTGTGAAGACGTTGACGCCGTGGGCGCTCAGCTTCGCCGGGCCCTGGTAGAGGTGGCCGCCGTCCTCGTTCTTGCTGGCGATGTAGAGCCGGCCGGTCCTGGGCTGGACCATCAGCGCCTCGGCGTCGCGCGGGCCGTCGGAGTAGCGGACGGTGTAGCGGGTGACGTCGACGCTCTGGTCGCGCAGCTGCTCGGGCTCGGGGAAGCGGTAGACGTACACCTGCGGCCAGGAGCCGTTCAGGTTGTCGCCGATGTCGCCGAGGTAGAGGTCGCCGTCCGGGCCGATGGAGATCGCCTCGACGTCGCGGGCGTGCACGCCGCGCATGGTCACCTTGGCGACGGTCTTCCCGGTGGCGGAGTCGACGGCGTAGACGTAGGGGCCGTCGCCGCTGTCGTTGTGCGTCCAGTAGATGCCGGGGTGGCTGCGGCTGGCGATCAGCCCGCTGGACTCACCGATCCGCGGGTCGCTGATCCGGAAGGCCGCCGACGGGCCGCTGTGGGCGGCGGCCGGCGCCGCGCAGCCGCAGGTCAGGGCGAGGGCCGCGGCAGCGGTGGCCGCGAGGGGGAACGCACGCATGCACCCCAGTGTCCATGGTCCCCCCGCGGTCGGAGATGATGCCCCGCATGCGCTACCTCTTCGTCGGCGACTCCATGACCGTCGGCTCGGCCGGCGACTTCACCTGGCGCTACCGGATGTGGCAGCACCTGTGCCGCGGCGGCGAGCCGTTCTCGGTGGTGGGCCCGCGGGTGACGCTGTACGACAAGGCGACCGACGCGGCGGACTCCGCGGACTACGCCGACCCGTCCTTCCCGCCGCACGCGCGGCGGCACCTGGCCGGCTGGGGCGAGGGCTGGCGGCACCTGGCCCCGCTGATCGGCGACGCGGCGCGCGAGCACCGGCCGGACGTGGCCCTGGTCTCGCTCGGCCTGATCGACCTGGGCTTCTTCACCGACGCGCGGGAGACCGCCGAGCACGCCGTGCACTTCATCGAGCAGGCCCGCGCGGCCCGGCCGCGGATACGGATGGTGCTGCTGCCGGTGATCCCCAACACCCGGGCCGACCTGGACCCGGACTTCGCGGTGCAGTGCGCGGAGCTGAACGAGCGGCTGGCCAAGGCGGTGGCGGACCTGGACACCCCGGCCTCGCCGCTGCTGATGGCCTCGCGCCCGGAGGGCTACGACATCCGACTGGACACCTACGACGGCACCCACCCCAACGCCGCGGGCGAGCACAAGCTCGCGGCGGCGTTCGCGGACGCGCTGCACCAGGCGTGGGGCATCGGCGGCCGGTACCAGGCGCGCCCTTGATTGGAGCGCACTCCAAGAGCTTGGCTTGACCCATGGAATACACGCAGCTCGGACGTACCGGCCTGAAGGTCAGCCGACTGGTCCTGGGGACGATGAACTTCGGCCCGCAGACCGATGAGGCGGACAGCCACGCGATCATGGACGCGGCGCTCGCGGCCGGCATCAACTACTTCGACACCGCCAACGTCTACGGCTGGGGTGACAACAAGGGCCGCACCGAGGAGATCATCGGCAGCTGGTTCGCCCAGGGCGGCGACCGCCGCGACAAGACGGTCCTGGCCACCAAGGTGTACGGCCACACGGGTCCGGACGGCCAGTCGTGGCCGAACCACGACAAGCTCAGCGCGCTCAACATCCGCCGCGCGGTCGAGGCCAGCCTGAAGCGGCTGCGCACCGACTACATCGACGTCTACCAGTTCCACCACGTGGACCGGGCGACGCCGTGGGAGGAGATCTGGCAGGCGATCGACGTCCTGGTGCAGCAGGGCAAGATCCTCTACGCCGGCTCCAGCAACTTCGCCGGCTGGCACATCGCGCAGGCCAACGAGGCGGCGGCGCGGCGGGGTTCGCTCGGCCTGATCACCGAGCAGTGCCTGTACAACCTGGTGGAGCGGCGCGCGGAGATGGAGGTCATCCCGGCGGCGCAGCACTACGGCCTCGGGGTGATCCCGTGGTCGCCGCTGCACGGCGGGCTGCTCGGCGGGGCGCTGCGCAAGCAGCGCGAGGGCGGCGGCTCCCGCTCGACCGGCGGCCGGTCCGCGGACGCGCTGAAGGACACGGCGCAGCGCGACCAGATCCAGGCGTACGAGGACCTGTGCGACAAGCACGGCCTGCAGCCGGGAGACGTGGGCCTGGCGTGGCTGCTGACCCGTCCCGGCGTGACCGGTCCGATCGTCGGCCCGCGCACGATGGACCAGCTGGACTCCGCGCTGCGGGCGGTGGAGCTGACGCTGCCGGAGGAGTTCCTGACCGCGCTGGACGAGATCTTCCCCGGCCCCGGGCCGTCCCCCGAGGCGTTCGCCTGGTGATCCCGGTGGACCGGCCGGGCCCCGCGGGCGCGGCCGGTCCCGGGGTGCGCCCCGCGGCGTGCCCGCGGCCGGCCCGGTCCTGGCCGGCGGCGCCGCGGGACATCGCCGCGGCGGTTCAGCGCACCGCAGCGGCGACGATCACCACCACGATCAGCAGGACGAAGGCGGCGGTCATCACGCGGGTGCGGGTCTTGGGGTCCACGCCCCGAGACTAACCGCCCGCGCCCGGCCCCCCGGCCGCAGGGGCGTCGCCGCCGGACACGCCCCGGGCGTCGTCGGACACGCCCCGGGTGTCGTCGGGTACGTCCCGGGCGGCACCCGCCTCGGCCGCCTCGCCCGCCGCCGCGCCCAGCGGCCACGCGGCGACCGTGTCGTAGCGGGGCTGCTCGCCGGGGACGCCGGAGCGCGGCGCGGTGCTGGAGACCAGGCAGAGGGTGTCCGCGGTCCAGGACGCGCCGCGGAATCCGGCCAGCTCCGCGGCGAACGGCCGCAGCGGTACGGGGCGGCCGCGCGCGGTACGGGCCAGCGTGAGATGGGCGCGGAAGCCGTGCTCCTCGTCCACGGGGGCGCCGGCCCGGCGGGCAGCGGCGCGTACGGACCGCGCGAGCCGCGCCAGGCCCGGCAGGTCGCCCTCGGCCGCGGCCCACAGCGCGCGGTCGCCGAACCGGCCGCCGCCGGCCAGCCGCAGGTCGTACGGGCCGTGCCGGCGGGCGGCGCGGGCCAGCCGCTCGTCCAGCTCGGGCCGCAGCGCGTCGGGCGTCTCGCCGAGGAAGGCGAGGGTGAGGTGCCAGCTCTCCGTCGGGGTCCAGCGCAGGTCCCCCGCACCGGGCAGGCGGCGCAGCGGCGCCGCGGCCCGGGCCAGCTCCGCGACGGCGGCGGGTGGCGGCAGCAGCGCCACGAACAGCCTCATGCGCCGACCCTACGCGGCCCGGGTGACACCGCCCGCCGCGGCCTTGCCTGCGCCGCCCGCCGCGCCGTCCACCACGTCGCCCGCGGCGGCCTCGCCGCCGGCCGTGGCGCCCGCCGCCTGCGCGCCTGCGCCGCCCGCCGCGCCGTCGCGGGGGACGAAGGCGATCAGCGGGCCGTCGCCGGTGCGCCGCGGGTTGAAGCGCAGCCGCAGGCCGCCCGCGCGGGCCAGCGCCAGGCCGACCCCGACCGCGGCGGCGGCGCTGACCAGGCCGCCGCTGAGGAAGCCGACGCGGGCGCCGTAGGTGTCGGTCACCCAGCCCATGACCGGGCCGCCGACCGGCGTGCCGCCGACGAAGACCATCATGTACAGGCTCATCACCCGGCCGCGCATCACCGGGTCGGTGGCCAGCTGCACGCTGGCGTTGGCGGTGGTGTTGAACGTCAGGCCGAAGACGCCGATCGGCACCAGCAGCGCGGCGAAGATCCAGAACTCCGGGGCGAGCGCGGCCACCGACTCCAGCAGCCCGAAGACCATGGCTGCGGCCACCAGCATCCGCAGCCGGGTGCGGCTGCGCCGGGCGGCCAGCAGCGCGCCGAGCAGGGAGCCCGCGGCCATCAGGGAGTTGAGCAGGCCGTAGGTGCCGGCGCCGCTGTCGAAGACCTTGTTGGCGAAGGCGGACAGCCAGATCGGGAAGTTGAAGCCGAAGGTGCCGATGAAGCCGACCAGCACGATCGGCCAGACCAGTTCCGGCCGGCCGGCCACGTAGCGCAGGCCCTCGCGGAGCTGGCCCTTGCCGCGCGGGGCGCGTTCGATCGTGTGCAGCTCCGAGGTGCGCATCAGCAGCAGGCCGGTGAGCGGTGCGAAGAAGGACAGGCCGTTGATCAGGAACGCCCAGCCGCTGCCCACGGCGGTGATCAGCACGCCGGCGACGGCGGGCCCGACCAGCCGGGCGGCCTGGAAGTTGGCGGCGTTCAGCGAGACGGCGTTGCGGACCACCGAGGGGCCGACCATCTCCACGACGAAGGTCTGCCGGGTCGGGTTGTCCACCACGGTGGCCATGCCCAGCAGGAAGGCGATGGTGTACACGTGCCAGACCCGCACCACCCCGCCGAGGGTGAGGGCGGCTAGCGTCAGCCCGAGCAGGCCCATGGCCAGCTGGGTGCACAGCAGGATCTTGCGCTTGGGGTAGCGGTCGGCGATGACCCCGCCGTAGAGGCCGAACAGCAGCATCGGCAGGAACTGCAGCGCGGTGGTGATGCCCACCGCGAAGGACGAGCCGGTGATGCTGAGCACCAGCCAGTCCTGGGCGATGCGCGACATCCAGGTGCCGGTGTTGGAGATCACGGCACCGGTCGCGAAGAGTCGGTAGTTGCGGATGCACAGGGAGCTGAAGGTGCTCGTCCTGGTCTCCGCGCCGCGGTCAGGTTCGGTTGCGGTGTGTGGTCCGGCTGCCGAACTCAATCGGTTCTCGCCTGCCCTTCGTCAGTCCTCACGTTCGGTTCTCACTGCGGCGACCGTCACAGGTGGGCCAGCTTCTCCAGCACCGGTGCGGCCCGGCGCAGGATCGCGAGCTCGTCCTCGTCCAGGCCGGACGCCAGCTCGGCCAGCCACGCGTTGCGCTTGGTGCGGCTCTCGGCGAGCATCGCCTCGGCCCGCTCGGTGCGGCTGACCACCACCTGGCGGCGGTCCTCCGGGTGCGGCTCGCGCCGGACCAGCCCCTTGGCCTCCAGCATCGCCACGATGCGGGTCATGGACGGGGGCTGCACGTGCTCCTTGCGGGCCAGCTCCCCGGGGGTCGCGGAGCCGCAGCGGGCCAGGGTGGCCAGCACCGACATCTCGGTCGGGCTGAGCGTCTCGTCGACGCGCTGGTGGCGCAGCCGGCGGGACAGTCGCATCACGGCGCCGCGCAGTTCGTTCACCGCGGCGCGGTCGGCCTCGGACAGTTCGGTCACGATCGTTAGTTTAGCTCATTACCTAGTCTAAGCAAAATCGGCCCGCGGACCTCCGCCGGCGTCCTCACCCTCGTCTTCCGGAGCGGACGCCGTTCAATCACGAAGCGACCGGATCTCACCCGTACGGGTGAGATGGCGACGGAAAGCGACACGCGCCGCCGCGTGGGCCGGGGACCGTGGGTGCCATGGCATCGAAAGTGCTCAGCCTCCGGATAGACGGAGATCTGTGGGACCGGATCCGCGGCCACGCCGCGCGACGCGGGATGAGCGCCCAGGACTACGTGGTCAGGACGCTCATCCGCGACGACTTCGACGAGCGGTTCATGGCCGCCGTGGAGGAGACCGACCGCTTCTACGGCCAGGCGCCGCCCGACCCTCAGACCAGGCCCAGCGCCGGCATCAGGTAGTAGAAGGCGAACACCGCGCCCACCGCGTAGAGCGCGAGCGGGACCTCGCGCCACCGGCCCGCCGCCGCGCGCAGCACGCAGAAGGCGATGAAGCCGATCCCGATGCCGTTGGTGATCGAGTAGGTGAACGGCATCAGCACCATGGTCAGGAAGGCCGGCACCGCGATGGTGTGGTCGCTCCAGTCGATCTCGCGGACCGAGCCGGACAGGATCAGGAAGCCCACCGCGATCAGCGCGGGCGTGGCGGCCTGCGCCGGGACCATGGTGGCCAGCGGCGTGAGGAACAGCGCGAGCACGAACAGCAGACCGGTCACCACGCTCGCCAGGCCGGTCCTGGCCCCCTCGCCGACGCCGGCGGTGGACTCCACGAAGCAGGTGTTGGCCGAGGAGGACGCGGCGCCGCCGGCGGCGGTGGCGATGCCGTCGATCATCAGCACCTTGTTCATGCCGGGCAGGTCGCCCTTGGCGTCCAGCAGCCCGGCCTCGTCGCTGACGCCGAGGATCGTGCCCATCGCGTCGAAGAAGCAGGACAGCAGCACGGTGAAGACGAAGAGGATGCCGGTGAGCACCCCGACCTCGTGGAAGCCGCCGAACAGGCTGACGTTGCCGACCAGGCCGAAGTCGGGGGTGGAGACCGGGTTGCCCGGCCACTTGGGCACCGTCAGGCCCCAGCTGCCGGCCGGCACGTCGGCGACGGAGTTCAGGACCAGCGCCAGCACCGTCATGGTGACGATGGAGATCAGGATCGCGCCCGGCACCCTGCGGATGATCAGCGCGAGCGTGAGCAGCGTGCCGAGCACGAAGACCAGCACCGGCCAGCCGTGCAGGTGGCCGTCGGCGCCGAGCTGCAGCGGCACGGTGGTGTGCGCGGCGTCCGGGACGCGGGTGACGAAGCCGGAGTCGACCAGTCCGATCAGCATGATGAACAGGCCGATGCCGATGGCGATGCCCTTGCGCAGGCCCAGCGGCACCGCGCTCATCACCCGCTCGCGCAGCCCGGTGGCGACCAGCACCATGATCGCCAGGCCGGCCAGCACCACCATGCCCATGGCGTCCGGCCAGCTCATCTTCGGCGCGAGCTGCAGGGCGACGACGGTGTTGACGCCGAGCCCCGCGGCCAGTGCGATCGGCATGTTGCCGATCACGCCCATCAGCAGGGTGGTGAAGGCGGCGGTGACGACGGTGGCGGTGACCAGCTGCCCGCCGTCCAGGTGGTGGCCGTACTTGTCGGTGCCCGCGCCGAGGATGATCGGGTTGAGCACGATGATGTACGCCATCGCGAAGAACGTCGCGAGGCCGCCGCGGATCTCGCGCGGCAGCGTCGAGCCGCGCTCGGAGATCCGGAACCAGCGGTCGGGGCCGGAGGCGGACGGTCGCCCGGTGGGCGTGGGGGCGTCGACCGGAGCGGGGGCCGAGGTGGGCATGCGGGTCCTTCGAGGAGCGGTGCGGGGACGGCGACCGCGCCAGGGGTTGGGCGATCGTACGAATGAATTCGGTCACCGGGTGACCGTTTCAGTATGAACATCCAGCAATCGGAACGCTATCTTCGCGCGTAGACCCCTGAGTCGACGGGGCAGCGCCGCCGTCCGCCGCCTAGTCATACGATGTCCGCATGACCAAGGAGCGGACCAAGGAGCGGACCCCCCTGCGCGAGGCCCCGGAGCCGCTGGAGGCCAACGACGTCGTGACAGTCACGGTCGGCACGATCGTGTGGTTCGCGCTGTTCGTCGTGCAGCTGCCGTTCTACGGCTGGTACTCCGACCACGGGCACACCTGGTTCATCTGGGCCTGTCTGGCCGGCGGCTGCCTTGGCCTGCTCGGGCTGCTCTACGTCCGGGCCCGGCGGGACGCGATCGCGCGGGCCGCGGCGGCGCGCGCCGGGCGGGAGGGCGACCCGCTCGCCGGCTGACCTCCCCCGGGGCCTGCTCCGGGTGACGCCCACCGGGTGATGCCCGCCGGGTGGACGCGGGCCCGCGCACGTACCGTCGGACCATGACCGAACGCATGGACGCCGGTGCCGCGGTCGACCGGGCCGGCGGGCTGACCTCGGCCGAGGTCGCCGAGCGGGTCGCCCGCGGCGAGGTCAACGACGTGCCGGTGCGCTCCTCGCGCTCGGCCGCCGACATCGTCCGGGCCAACGTCTTCACCCGCTTCAACGCGATCATCGGCGTGCTCTTCCTGGTCATCCTGGTGGTCGGCCCGATCCAGGACGGCCTGTTCGGCTTCGTGATCGTCGCCAACACCGCCATCGGCATCGTCCAGGAACTGCGCGCCAAGCGGACCCTGGACAGCCTCGCGGTGATCGGCGAGGCCAGGCCCACGGTGCGCAGGGACGGGGTGTCCGCCGAGATCCCCACCTCGGCGATCGTCCTGGGCGACCTGGTGGAGCTGGGCCCCGGCGACAAGGTCGTGGTGGACGGCACGACCGCCGAGGCGGACGGCCTGGAGGTCGACGAGTCGCTGCTGACCGGCGAGGCCGACCCGGTGCACAAGCGTCCCGGCGACCCGGTGATGTCCGGCAGCTTCGTGGTGGCCGGCGGCGGCGCGTTCACCGCGACCCGGGTGGGCCGCGAGGCGTACGCGGCGCAGCTCGCCGAGGAGGCGTCCCGCTTCACCCTGGTCGACTCCGAGCTGCGCGGCGGCATCAGCCGCATCCTGAAGTACGTGACGTGGATGATGGTGCCGACCGCGGTCGGGCTGATCATCAGCCAGTTCACGGTGGAGAGCAACGACGGGCGCGAGGCGGTGCGCCGCACGGTCGGCGGGATCACGCCGATGGTGCCCGAGGGGCTGGTGCTGCTGACCTCGGTGGCGTTCGCGATCGGCGTGGTGCGGCTGGGCCGCAAGCAGTGCCTGGTGCAGGAGCTGCCCGCGATCGAGGGCCTGGCCCGGGTCGACGTGGTGTGCCTGGACAAGACCGGCACGCTCACCGAGGGCGGCATGGACGTCGCGCGGGTGCGCCCGCTGGACGGCGCGCCGCCCGAGCGCGTCGCCCGGGTGCTGGCGGCGCTCGGCGCGTCCGAGCCGCGCCCCAACGCCAGCCTGCGGGCGATCGTCGAGGCCTACCCGCCGCAGGGCGCGGACGGCTGGCACGCCACCGGGACGCTGCCCTTCAGCTCCGCCCGCAAGTACAGCGGCGCGGCCCTCACCGAGCCGGACGGCGCCGCCTCGGCGTGGCTGCTCGGCGCCCCGGACGTGCTGCTGCCCGAGGGGCACGCCGCGCTCGCCGAGGTGGACCGGCTGAACGACCGCGGTCTGCGGGTGCTGCTGCTGGCCGGCACCGACCGGCCGCCGGACGACCCGCGGACGGCGGCGGCCGTGGTCCCGTACGCGCTGGTGGTGCTGGCGCAGCGGCTGCGCCCGGACGCCTCGGACACCCTGCGCTACTTCGCCGAGCAGGACGTGCGGGCGAAGGTGATCTCCGGCGACAACGCCGTGTCGGTGGGCGCGGTCGCCGCGCGGCTGGCCCTGCCCGGCGCCGAACACCCGGTGGACGCGCGGACGTTGCCGGCCGAGCGGGACGCGATGGCGGCGGCGCTGGAGGACGGCACGGTGTTCGGCCGGGTCACCCCGCGGCAGAAGCGGGACATGGTCGGCGCGCTGCAGTCCCGCGGCCACAACGTCGCGATGACCGGCGACGGCGTCAACGACGTGCTGGCGCTGAAGGACGCCGACATCGGGGTGGCCATGGGCTCGGGCTCGGAGGCCACCCGGGCGGTCGCGCAGATCGTGCTGCTGGACGACAGCTTCGCGACGCTGCCCTCGGTGGTGGCCGAGGGCCGCCGGGTGATCGGCAACATCACGCGGGTCGCCACGCTGTTCCTGACCAAGACGGTGTACTCGGTGCTGCTGGCGCTGCTGGTGGTGTTCTGGCAGATCCCGTACCCGTTCCTGCCGCGGCACCTGACGCTGCTGTCGACCCTGACGATCGGCGTCCCCGCGTTCTTCCTGGCGCTGGCGCCCAACAAGGAGCGCGCCAGGCCGCACTTCGTGCGCCGGGTGATGCGCTACGCGACGCCGGCCGGGATCGTCTGCGGCGCCGCGGCGTTCGTCGCGTACCTGGTGGCCCGGCACCACTACACCGGCGCCGGCGCGCTGGACGCCGAGACCAGCGCGGCGACGCTGACGCTGTTCCTGATGGAGGTGTGGGTGCTGGCGATCGTCGCGCGGCCCTACACCTGGTGGCGGGTGGGCCTGGTGTTCGCCATGGTCGCCGGCTTCCTGATCGTGCTGGCGACGCCCTGGCTCCAGCGGTTCTTCGCGCTGCGGCTGGTCGGCGAGCAGGTGCCGTGGACGGCGGTCGGCATCGCCGCGGCCGGCGGCGTGGTGCTGGAGCTGGCCTGGGCGCGGGCCCGCACCCGCGAGGCCCGCGCGGGCTGAGCCGGGGCGGGCCGGGGCCGGCGCGGCGGTACGGGTACGCGGCCCGCCGGTACGGGTACGGGAGCCGCCGCCGCGCCGCCGGCCGCCGCCCCGGCCGGGCGGTCAGTCGAACCAGCGGTCGCGCGCCAACTCCTCGGTGCGGGTGGGGTCCTCCAGCAGCGCGGCCAGTTCGAAGCGGCGTTCCCAGTGCCCGGCCGCCCAGGCCAGGCCCGCCGCCACGCCCTCGACGGTGGAGGCGTGCAGCACCCCGTCGGCGTACCGCCAGTCGACCTCGACGCCGCCGGTGACGAGCAGTTCCTCGTGTTCGACGTAGCCGGTCGGCGCACCGGGCAGCAGGTCGTGCACCGCGGGCAGCACCTCGTGCTCCTCGCCCTGCGACAGCACCCGCGCGGGCACCGCCTCGCTCAGCCGCCGCACCTGGAACAGGTCGGCCAACTCCGCGGCCAGCCGCGGCGGCACGGGCAGCAGCGGCAGCCCGTCGGCCAGCGGCAGCAGGTCCGGGGCGTCGGCGACCAGCGCGTCCGCCGCGGCGACCACGACGGTCTCGCCGTCCACCACGGCCCGCAACTCGTCGGGCAGCGTGACCTCGTCGGGGTCCAGCTCGGCCAGGGCTGCGTAGAGGCCGTGCAGTTGGGCCGGGCCCACCTCGCGGTCCGGGTCGGCGAGCCGGGCCAACAGCTCGGCCGCGCCGCCGGGTTCGGCGAGCAGCGCGGCGACCGTGGTCCGCACGCCGAGCGCGCGCAGCACCTGGTCGTCCACGCCCGCGCCGGTCTCCGCCTCCTCGTACAGCCCGGCCAGCAGCCGGTCGCCGCCCGCGGTGCGCAGGCCCACCGGGCTGCGGCCGTCCAGCACGGGGTGGTCCCGCAGCCACCACGCGGCGTACGGCCGTACGGACTCGGTGGTGCCGTCGGGCAGCAGCACCCGGACGGGTGCGGTGACCGCGTCGCGCAGCGGCGGCCGGGACAGCAGTGCGAGGGCCCGCGGCCAGGCGTCGTCGTCCACCAGGTCCAGGTCCCGCACGCCGACCACCTCGGTGGCCACCGGCGGCACATCGGTCTGCGGGAGCTGGTCCAGGACGTCCTCGCACCACACGTCGACGGCGTCCAGCAGG from Actinacidiphila sp. DG2A-62 includes:
- a CDS encoding GDSL-type esterase/lipase family protein → MRYLFVGDSMTVGSAGDFTWRYRMWQHLCRGGEPFSVVGPRVTLYDKATDAADSADYADPSFPPHARRHLAGWGEGWRHLAPLIGDAAREHRPDVALVSLGLIDLGFFTDARETAEHAVHFIEQARAARPRIRMVLLPVIPNTRADLDPDFAVQCAELNERLAKAVADLDTPASPLLMASRPEGYDIRLDTYDGTHPNAAGEHKLAAAFADALHQAWGIGGRYQARP
- a CDS encoding DUF2530 domain-containing protein, whose product is MTKERTKERTPLREAPEPLEANDVVTVTVGTIVWFALFVVQLPFYGWYSDHGHTWFIWACLAGGCLGLLGLLYVRARRDAIARAAAARAGREGDPLAG
- the serC gene encoding phosphoserine transaminase, which gives rise to MADIQIPADIKPADGRFGSGPSKVRTEALDALAATGTSLLGTSHRQAPVKDLVGRVREGVRQLFSLPEGYEVVLGNGGSTAFWDIATHGLIEAKSQHLSFGEFSSKFAKAAQQAPWLGEPTIVTSEPGTHPEPVAEAGVDAYAFTHNETSTGVAAPIRRVPGADDGALVLVDATSGAGGLPVDIAETDVYYFAPQKSFAADGGLWIAVFSPAALERAERIAASGRHIPAFFDLPTAIDNSKKNQTYNTPALATLFLLDQQLDWINGQGGLKWAVNRTADSSSRLYGWAEKASYAAPFVADPAQRSQVVGTIDFEDGVDAAAVAKALRANGIVDTEPYRKLGRNQLRVAMFPAVDPADVEALTACVDYVIGKL
- a CDS encoding aldo/keto reductase, translated to MEYTQLGRTGLKVSRLVLGTMNFGPQTDEADSHAIMDAALAAGINYFDTANVYGWGDNKGRTEEIIGSWFAQGGDRRDKTVLATKVYGHTGPDGQSWPNHDKLSALNIRRAVEASLKRLRTDYIDVYQFHHVDRATPWEEIWQAIDVLVQQGKILYAGSSNFAGWHIAQANEAAARRGSLGLITEQCLYNLVERRAEMEVIPAAQHYGLGVIPWSPLHGGLLGGALRKQREGGGSRSTGGRSADALKDTAQRDQIQAYEDLCDKHGLQPGDVGLAWLLTRPGVTGPIVGPRTMDQLDSALRAVELTLPEEFLTALDEIFPGPGPSPEAFAW
- a CDS encoding MarR family winged helix-turn-helix transcriptional regulator, whose protein sequence is MRLSRRLRHQRVDETLSPTEMSVLATLARCGSATPGELARKEHVQPPSMTRIVAMLEAKGLVRREPHPEDRRQVVVSRTERAEAMLAESRTKRNAWLAELASGLDEDELAILRRAAPVLEKLAHL
- a CDS encoding ribbon-helix-helix protein, CopG family, encoding MASKVLSLRIDGDLWDRIRGHAARRGMSAQDYVVRTLIRDDFDERFMAAVEETDRFYGQAPPDPQTRPSAGIR
- a CDS encoding NCS2 family permease gives rise to the protein MPTSAPAPVDAPTPTGRPSASGPDRWFRISERGSTLPREIRGGLATFFAMAYIIVLNPIILGAGTDKYGHHLDGGQLVTATVVTAAFTTLLMGVIGNMPIALAAGLGVNTVVALQLAPKMSWPDAMGMVVLAGLAIMVLVATGLRERVMSAVPLGLRKGIAIGIGLFIMLIGLVDSGFVTRVPDAAHTTVPLQLGADGHLHGWPVLVFVLGTLLTLALIIRRVPGAILISIVTMTVLALVLNSVADVPAGSWGLTVPKWPGNPVSTPDFGLVGNVSLFGGFHEVGVLTGILFVFTVLLSCFFDAMGTILGVSDEAGLLDAKGDLPGMNKVLMIDGIATAAGGAASSSANTCFVESTAGVGEGARTGLASVVTGLLFVLALFLTPLATMVPAQAATPALIAVGFLILSGSVREIDWSDHTIAVPAFLTMVLMPFTYSITNGIGIGFIAFCVLRAAAGRWREVPLALYAVGAVFAFYYLMPALGLV
- a CDS encoding MFS transporter, encoding MSSAAGPHTATEPDRGAETRTSTFSSLCIRNYRLFATGAVISNTGTWMSRIAQDWLVLSITGSSFAVGITTALQFLPMLLFGLYGGVIADRYPKRKILLCTQLAMGLLGLTLAALTLGGVVRVWHVYTIAFLLGMATVVDNPTRQTFVVEMVGPSVVRNAVSLNAANFQAARLVGPAVAGVLITAVGSGWAFLINGLSFFAPLTGLLLMRTSELHTIERAPRGKGQLREGLRYVAGRPELVWPIVLVGFIGTFGFNFPIWLSAFANKVFDSGAGTYGLLNSLMAAGSLLGALLAARRSRTRLRMLVAAAMVFGLLESVAALAPEFWIFAALLVPIGVFGLTFNTTANASVQLATDPVMRGRVMSLYMMVFVGGTPVGGPVMGWVTDTYGARVGFLSGGLVSAAAAVGVGLALARAGGLRLRFNPRRTGDGPLIAFVPRDGAAGGAGAQAAGATAGGEAAAGDVVDGAAGGAGKAAAGGVTRAA
- the thpR gene encoding RNA 2',3'-cyclic phosphodiesterase, yielding MRLFVALLPPPAAVAELARAAAPLRRLPGAGDLRWTPTESWHLTLAFLGETPDALRPELDERLARAARRHGPYDLRLAGGGRFGDRALWAAAEGDLPGLARLARSVRAAARRAGAPVDEEHGFRAHLTLARTARGRPVPLRPFAAELAGFRGASWTADTLCLVSSTAPRSGVPGEQPRYDTVAAWPLGAAAGEAAEAGAARDVPDDTRGVSDDARGVSGGDAPAAGGPGAGG